The Lepus europaeus isolate LE1 chromosome 6, mLepTim1.pri, whole genome shotgun sequence genome includes a window with the following:
- the MANSC4 gene encoding MANSC domain-containing protein 4, with product MHVAVVAAAAILLLGAGRPCHALCSPTVFYRDCWIRRFPGLLIDLEESQKRGAQFLRYYWESTGQRCGRSCCLRKEVSCNVAVFHHDPVHDNINCLHVHCPTLESCILEPGPSAILYNVTGGIDPDLLVFGQLLPTHLNTRSSSNRWGRLRILKAMNEDQQEPTTVNEMPPAPSSTAPRGWLVDANGTTYSKELTAGVWTRFFSLNNSITTKVDVGSRSTEVTNKTVSPSLVPTDSELSHVPAPFRLNSSKQSLNKTKGSNSGNHTAGDGGETLTQGALPARAWLAPMALGSSALLLCCCVVFLASGCCRKRQGQYQPGQRKPERRRGEKRTR from the exons ATGCACGTGGCCGTGGTGGCCGCAGCCGCCATCCTGCTCCTGGGCGCCGGCCGGCCCTGCCATGCCCTCTGCTCGCCCACCGTGTTCTACAGGGACTGCTGGATCCGGCGCTTCCCGGGGCTCCTGATCGACCTGGAGGAGTCGCAGAAGCGGGGCGCCCAGTTCCTGAGGTACTACTGGGAGAGCACGGGCCAGAGGTGCggcaggagctgctgcctgcggaaGGAAG TCTCCTGCAACGTGGCTGTCTTCCACCATGACCCCGTGCACGACAACATCAACTGCCTCCATGTCCACTGCCCCACGCTGGAGAGCTGCATACTGGAGCCCGGGCCCAGCGCCATCCTGTACAACGTAACAGGCG GTATCGACCCAGATTTGCTGGTTTTTGGCCAGTTGCTTCCGACACACCTAAATACCCGATCTTCATCTAACAGGTGGGGCAGACTAAGGATTCTAAAAGCCATGAATGAAGATCAACAGGAACCCACCACGGTGAACGAGATGCCACCCGCTCCGTCATCCACCGCACCTCGAGGCTGGCTTGTAGACGCAAACGGGACCACTTATTCCAAGGAATTAACGGCAGGTGTGTGGACAAGATTCTTTTCTCTGAATAACTCCATTACCACCAAGGTGGACGTGGGGTCACGGAGCACGGAGGTCACCAACAAGACCGTCTCCCCCTCCTTGGTGCCTACGGACTCGGAACTGTCTCACGTGCCTGCCCCATTCCGCCTCAACAGCAGCAAACAGTCACTGAACAAGACCAAGGGGTCCAACAGCGGGAACCACACAGCTGGCGATGGAGGCGAGACGCTCACGCAGGGGGCTCTGCCTGCAAGAGCCTGGCTGGCCCCCATGGCCCTGGGCAGCTCCGCCCTCTTGCTTTGCTGCTGTGTAGTTTTCTTGGCATCTGGGTGCTGTCGAAAGCGGCAGGGCCAGTACCAACCAGGACAGAGAAAGCCAGAACGCCGGCGAGGTGAGAAACGTACACGCTGA